A single window of Zea mays cultivar B73 chromosome 10, Zm-B73-REFERENCE-NAM-5.0, whole genome shotgun sequence DNA harbors:
- the LOC100281492 gene encoding tubby-like F-box protein 14 isoform X1, producing MSFRSIVRDVRDGFGSLSRRGFEVKFLGHRRGRSHGAVHELRDPAPVIQSSCWANLPPELLRDVIERLEASEATWPNRKSVVSCAAVCRTWREICKEIVKNPEFSGKITFPVSLKQPGPRDVTIQCFIKRDKSTQTYYLYLCLSTAVLVESGKFLLCAKRTSRPTCTEYTIFMNSENLSRSSKMYIGKLRSNLLGTKFAIYDTQPPCNAAEPGKTSRRFYSRKVSPKVSSSTYNIAQVSYELNVLGTRGPRRMNCVMHSIPTSCLEAGGTVPSQLDSILARSTDESFGSISFSKSSVVDRSMRFSSSRFSDISMSSSRRIGDTASGDNDECKERPLILRNKAPRWHEQLQCWCLNFRGRVTVASVKNFQLVAATQPAAGAPTPSQATPVPPEHEKVILQFGKVAKDMFTMDYRYPLSAFQAFAICLSSFDTKLACE from the exons ATGTCTTTCCGCAGCATTGTGCGTGATGTAAGAGATGGCTTTGGGAGCTTGTCTCGAAGAGGGTTTGAGGTGAAGTTTCTGGGCCACCGCCGAGGCAGATCTCACGGTGCTGTCCATGAGCTGCGTGATCCAGCCCCAGTGATCCAGAGCAGTTGCTGGGCTAATTTGCCCCCTGAATTGCTTCGAGATGTGATTGAGAGGTTGGAGGCCAGTGAAGCCACATGGCCTAACAGGAAGAGTGTAGTCTCTTGTGCAGCTGTTTGTCGGACCTGGAGAGAAATCTGCAAAGAGATCGTTAAGAATCCAGAGTTCTCTGGAAAAATCACTTTTCCTGTGTCCTTAAAGCAG CCTGGGCCTCGAGATGTAACCATCCAATGCTTCATCAAAAGGGATAAATCTACTCAAACCTACTACTTGTATCTGTGCCTTAGCACAG CTGTGCTTGTTGAAAGTGGCAAGTTCCTCCTATGTGCGAAACGGACCTCCCGCCCAACCTGTACAGAATATACAATATTTATGAATTCTGAAAATTTATCTAGGTCAAGCAAAATGTACATTGGAAAGCTGAG GTCGAATCTCCTCGGCACAAAGTTTGCAATATATGATACCCAGCCCCCATGCAATGCAGCAGAACCCGGGAAAACAAGCCGTCGGTTCTACTCCCGGAAGGTGTCGCCAAAGGTCTCCTCCAGCACCTACAACATAGCGCAGGTTTCATATGAGCTGAATGTCTTGGGTACTCGGGGCCCTAGGCGGATGAACTGTGTTATGCACTCCATCCCTACCTCGTGCCTTGAGGCTGGTGGCACTGTTCCCAGCCAGCTGGACAGCATCCTTGCTCGCTCTACTGATGAGTCATTTGGCAGCATTTCCTTCTCCAAGTCATCTGTTGTGGACCGGTCTATGCGTTTCAGCAGCTCAAGATTCTCCGACATCTCAATGAGCAGCAGCCGCAGGATTGGAGACACGGCATCGGGAGACAATGATGAGTGCAAGGAGAGGCCATTGATTCTCCGGAACAAGGCCCCAAGGTGGCACGAGCAGCTGCAGTGCTGGTGCCTCAATTTCAGGGGCAGGGTGACAGTCGCATCTGTGAAGAACTTCCAGCTCGTTGCTGCCACGCAGCCCGCTGCTGGAGCACCAACCCCATCACAGGCTACCCCAGTGCCGCCCGAGCACGAGAAGGTGATCCTGCAATTTGGGAAGGTGGCTAAGGACATGTTCACCATGGACTACCGTTACCCACTGTCAGCCTTCCAGGCCTTCGCGATCTGCCTGAGCAGCTTCGACACCAAGCTGGCCTGCGAATGA